The following coding sequences are from one Gossypium hirsutum isolate 1008001.06 chromosome A12, Gossypium_hirsutum_v2.1, whole genome shotgun sequence window:
- the LOC121211393 gene encoding uncharacterized protein has protein sequence MGCYNTIVNYRRNFIVLKCQNGEALQIESDKELLGLPPIRKVDFAIELVLGASPISAPYRMVPTKLKELKAQLQESTDLGGNCHVYTDHKSLKYLMTQKDLNLRQRRWLEMLKDYELIIGYHRGKTNVVSDALSRKSLFALRAMNTQMTLYDDGSILAELRARLTLLRQICEAQISDEELQAMKVQCEETREQDFQTESDGCLRFWGRICVLKNAELIQTILDKAHNSCMSIHLGSTKMYNDLKEVYW, from the exons atgggctgttacaacactATTGTGAACTATAGACGAAattttattgtattgaaatgCCAGAACGGTGAGGCACTTCAGATTGAATCAGACA aggagttactcGGATTACCTCCAATTAGAAAGGTTgattttgctattgaattagtactaGGAGCATCACCAATATCGGCACCTTATAGAATGGTTCCTactaaattgaaagagttgaaagcacagttgcaagaatcgACAGATCTTGGG GGAAACTGCCATGTCTATACCgaccataagagcctcaagtatttgatgactcaaaaagatctgaatttaagACAAAGGAGATGGTTGGaaatgttaaaagattatgagcttataATTGGTTACCATCGGGGAAAGACGAACGTGGTCAGcgacgctttgagtaggaagtctcTATTCGCTTTGAGGGCCATGAATACACAGATGACCTTATATGATGATGGTTCcattttagctgaattgagagctaggcTAACTCTTCTCcgtcaaatttgtgaagctcaaataTCCGATGAGGAATTACAAGCTATGAAAGTTCAGTGTGAAGAAACTCGTGAACAGGACTTTCAGACTGAGTCCGATGGATGCTTGAGATTTTGGGGAAGAATCTGTGTTCTGAAGAATGCCGAGTTGATCCAGACTATTTTAGACAAGGCACATAACAGTTGTATGTCAATTCATCTGGGAAgcaccaagatgtacaatgacttgaaggaAGTTTATTGGtag